The genomic stretch GATGGGTTGACAAGGAAAATGTCGTTTACCGTAGCGGTGCAAAAGTAAACGACCTGTTGTGTGTGAGTGGTGATCTTGGCGGTGCATACATGGGACTACAGTTGCTGGAAAGAGAGAAAAATGTTTTTCAATCCAATCCGAATATCCAACCCGACCTCGCAGGTAATGATTATGTCCTGGAACGCCAGCTCAAGCCGGAAGCCCGCGTGGATGTGGTGAGAAAATGGGCGGACCTCGGACTCAAACCATCCGCAGCGATCGATATTTCAGATGGCCTGTCTTCTGAAGTGCTGCATCTTTGCACCAGTTCCAATGTGGGCTGCCAGCTGTATGAAGAAAAAATCCCCATCGATCCGTCTACCGCAAGTCTGGCTACCTCCTTCAACCTGGATCCATCAGTATGTGCACTGAGCGGTGGGGAAGACTACGAACTGCTGTTCACCATTGCACAAGCCGACTTCGACAAGGTTCGGAACCATCCCGACTTTACCGTTATCGGACATATCACGGATGCTGGCGACGGTGTTAACCTCGTGGCCAGGGATGAGACCGTTCATCCGGTAACCGCACAAGGTTGGGATGCACTCCTCAAAAAAGACCAGGGAGAATGATCCGCAAATGCAGGTGGATATGTATACTGACCTGCATATGTATGTGGATGGGTCTGGCCCGTGCCCAGACTTACAATTTCCGGAATTACTCTGTTAAAGAAGGACTTCCGTTCATTCATGTTTTTGAGATTTACCAGGATCACCTAGGGTATTTGTGGACGGGTGGCTATGGTGGTATGAGCCGTTTCAACGGAACGGAGT from Flavobacteriales bacterium encodes the following:
- the thiL gene encoding thiamine-phosphate kinase, translated to MLQEPTNRTEVSELGEFGLIKLITENYKIRRDDTLCAMGDDAAVIDAGARAQVVTTDMLVEGVHFDLMYTPLKHLGYKAVTCNLSDVAAMNAIPSQVLVSIALSNRFSVEAVEELYKGIYLACEKYGVDLVGGDTTSSTSGIVISVTAMGWVDKENVVYRSGAKVNDLLCVSGDLGGAYMGLQLLEREKNVFQSNPNIQPDLAGNDYVLERQLKPEARVDVVRKWADLGLKPSAAIDISDGLSSEVLHLCTSSNVGCQLYEEKIPIDPSTASLATSFNLDPSVCALSGGEDYELLFTIAQADFDKVRNHPDFTVIGHITDAGDGVNLVARDETVHPVTAQGWDALLKKDQGE